One window of Paenibacillus albicereus genomic DNA carries:
- a CDS encoding response regulator transcription factor, with protein MNGKARLLYIEDDPEIGGWLARDLRERGYEVEWRQSGEGAETLAEAADMAILDVMLPGLDGFTVGQKLKRSCPGLPILMLSARSAVEDKLQGLRFADDYMTKPFHPEELAARIEVLLRRFGKGEDQPVRLGHLLVRPRELTVTDGESGEEIALTPKQLQILLFLLRHPGRILTKEQIYESVWGEPYLEGDKTVMVHIRYLRERIEKDPANPTLVETVRGIGYRARPS; from the coding sequence ATGAACGGAAAAGCGAGGCTGCTGTACATCGAGGACGACCCGGAGATCGGCGGCTGGCTGGCGCGCGATCTGCGGGAGCGCGGCTACGAGGTGGAGTGGCGGCAAAGCGGCGAAGGAGCGGAGACGCTCGCGGAGGCGGCCGACATGGCGATCCTCGACGTCATGCTGCCGGGCCTGGACGGCTTCACGGTCGGCCAGAAGCTCAAGCGGAGCTGCCCCGGCCTGCCCATCCTCATGCTGTCCGCCCGTTCGGCCGTCGAGGACAAGCTGCAGGGACTGCGCTTCGCCGACGACTACATGACGAAGCCGTTTCACCCGGAGGAGCTGGCCGCCCGCATCGAGGTGCTGCTGCGCCGCTTCGGCAAGGGCGAGGACCAGCCGGTGCGGCTCGGGCATCTGCTCGTGCGCCCGCGCGAGCTGACCGTCACCGACGGGGAGAGCGGGGAGGAGATCGCGCTGACGCCGAAGCAGCTGCAGATCCTGCTTTTCCTGCTGCGACACCCCGGACGCATCCTGACGAAAGAGCAGATATACGAGTCGGTGTGGGGAGAGCCGTACCTCGAGGGGGACAAGACGGTCATGGTGCACATCCGGTACCTGCGCGAACGCATCGAAAAGGACCCCGCCAACCCGACGCTGGTCGAGACGGTGCGCGGCATCGGCTATCGGGCGAGGCCGTCATGA
- a CDS encoding HAMP domain-containing sensor histidine kinase, protein MSRLLQSLRRPSLLLRYGGIVLSAIVMLPLLLMLVGVVTMSSLEWLFPRSEPSIYSDTTKLRLAWEAEAAAMGGASDEEAAARLTAWKERYPRSYVFRVDAAGRLRDAMPKRKDVPEAWSPAFTVEYMKDAVSGDRYTVVSFVGSSRAEGFVALEVPRYLTLPYSQRMDRVSGGVYAGGVLLMLGLFLLVSMLFFLRIRRRLVRLQAAMERPSAGGLPEPVELSGSDEIGRLEGSFNGMVRQLEDARRRERQEEELRRDLIARLSHDLRTPLTVLRAHAHTLAKEPLGPSGRESLALMTGKLDYLSEMMENLFSYNLLSAGKYPYRPERLDAARLVRTQLAAWYPAFEQAGLELESDLPEQPLWWTADPRWLERVLDNLLLNVLRHAASGGWCAVRLTAEAGGTLRIEDRGPGMDAPSPAKGSGLGLAIAELMLHEQGLSRTVRSSPEGTVVEIRQAARSGADEAAGRLTDGGAKRAGAVNGGAERV, encoded by the coding sequence ATGAGCCGCCTGCTCCAGTCGCTGCGCCGGCCGTCGCTGCTCCTGCGCTACGGCGGCATCGTGCTGTCGGCGATCGTCATGCTGCCGCTGCTGCTCATGCTCGTCGGGGTCGTGACGATGAGCTCGCTCGAATGGCTGTTTCCGCGGTCCGAGCCGTCCATCTATTCGGACACGACGAAGCTGCGCCTCGCCTGGGAGGCGGAGGCGGCCGCGATGGGCGGGGCAAGCGACGAGGAGGCGGCCGCCCGCCTGACGGCCTGGAAAGAGCGCTACCCTCGCTCTTATGTATTCCGGGTCGACGCAGCTGGCCGCCTGCGTGACGCCATGCCGAAGCGCAAGGATGTGCCGGAAGCCTGGTCCCCGGCCTTTACGGTCGAATATATGAAGGACGCGGTCAGCGGCGACCGCTACACGGTCGTCAGCTTCGTCGGCTCCTCGCGCGCGGAGGGGTTCGTCGCGCTGGAGGTGCCGCGCTATTTGACGCTGCCTTACTCGCAGCGGATGGACCGCGTGAGCGGCGGCGTCTACGCGGGCGGCGTGCTGCTCATGCTCGGCCTGTTCCTGCTCGTGTCGATGCTGTTTTTCCTGCGCATCCGCCGCCGCCTCGTGCGCCTGCAGGCCGCGATGGAGCGTCCGTCGGCCGGCGGCCTGCCGGAGCCGGTCGAGCTGTCGGGCTCCGACGAGATCGGGCGGCTCGAGGGCAGCTTCAACGGCATGGTGCGCCAGCTCGAGGACGCCCGCCGCCGCGAGCGGCAGGAGGAGGAGCTGCGGCGGGATCTCATCGCCCGTCTGTCCCATGACCTGCGCACGCCGCTCACTGTGCTGCGGGCCCATGCGCATACGCTCGCCAAGGAGCCGCTCGGACCCTCCGGCCGCGAGTCGCTGGCGCTCATGACGGGCAAGCTCGACTATCTCTCGGAAATGATGGAGAATCTCTTTTCCTACAATCTTCTGTCCGCCGGCAAGTACCCGTACCGTCCCGAGCGGCTCGACGCCGCCCGGCTCGTCCGCACGCAGCTGGCCGCCTGGTACCCGGCCTTCGAGCAGGCCGGCCTCGAGCTGGAGTCCGATCTGCCGGAGCAGCCGCTCTGGTGGACGGCCGATCCGCGCTGGCTGGAGCGCGTGCTCGACAACCTGCTGCTCAATGTGCTGCGCCACGCCGCCTCCGGCGGCTGGTGCGCCGTGCGCTTGACGGCGGAGGCGGGCGGCACGCTGCGCATCGAGGATCGCGGCCCCGGCATGGACGCTCCGTCCCCGGCCAAAGGGAGCGGGCTTGGCCTCGCGATCGCGGAGCTGATGCTGCACGAGCAGGGGCTGAGCCGGACGGTCCGGTCGTCGCCGGAGGGTACGGTCGTGGAGATTCGGCAGGCGGCTCGATCCGGCGCGGACGAAGCTGCGGGTCGCCTAACGGATGGAGGCGCGAAACGAGCCGGCGCGGTGAACGGCGGAGCGGAGCGGGTCTAG
- a CDS encoding S-layer homology domain-containing protein has translation MPNEEKRRGLQAEGWMTEQTPASASGTSLGIEEAAGGKAVGSASDVHARRQDGQRQPNEQFSRQDKLPGRLHVQRRLRDMQRRLRNMPWRKWLAGGLAASLIAGVLPVAGPLPEAAAAPAPNGGSLSPVIVTEIVPDHVGTDVYEFFELHNGSAAPQDVTDALYYRYTASSSPDLKFSLPANTVLAPGETKVFWNNTEKKAVASFNDFYRTELAESQVVSLPTQTGGFSAFANDGNRAVVVKSEGQDKAIAAYVKADISSSGTTLGVHYQASRTAEQGKYAVLAVPTPGSVEAGQLLAPPPAVVQGQPVVAHEPAASAKGGQALPIVVQVADGDGQPLPTAAATVYYRTVNQSVYKSVALRSTDGGTAYAGSIPAAAVAEESLLYYIQADNGGAKDTTPTAVVPIDLPELDPDRVPPLLVTEVTPDTANIGGSDGYEFIEIYNNTDRDLDFGDYKLYYRYPDKGPEADVVWASDPEQVTIPARSAIVLWIINGANGSATAAQFNANFGSSLVEGQSLFRVHSAGMANGSPRALVVGTNARVDLAVASYEGADVKTDKGIQYRYPTLGGKDMLNLGPAAARSTPGSVEAWQLPARPVHVAEDAAAPALLDRTGVAEADAAQDLDIRLEAEDESGIKSVQLQYRTDKSDWASFYLTRDYNDTYYHYLVPAADLIGKSYVEYKAVASDGQNRTELPAVRVPVKDGRDKSPLRLNVAEGQFIRGIHALKGTAEQHAPGELQLALDGRTVTEGVYASLEQDAYLAFDASGVDYYFKNAVTIGQEILYTFMDPIPSWRTLLYPIGQERLKAGDNGIWIRAGSKSGPFDDRTEENKDDFQIRNVRLILADGTVVYDPAFADRSKVIDMGDSAGKHVGLEFKFPLLAEQLRSRTYAWDTTTAADGGHEIGLTGPGGLSLARRVVVDNTAPAIAPTVEEGKTYRGAFTIDAAVTDALSGVKAGSVAATLDGKPAKLPYAATSSALGGGEHALVVAAEDNAGNRMERTVRFLVPDENPLAPELVAPLQGADVSGSSAELAVRVVDPTGDELSVGFYQGFKHSAERKESFRAFTGQAAVEPPPVLKPDGERELTAEEYARIASEDGDKLVNDSTDAFPYHRFEIKLDAAVKPQDEVRLAWKGSSLAGRKVTLYAWSASAAKWERLAQNVPADEQSFELSASVEAGDYAVDGVVHALVQDEIAAAPAAASADGQKGGAAAASSERGYDFSFVWMSDTQYYSESWPFIYEGNTKWVLDNRDAMDIKYVIHTGDIVDKSYKPEQWENAQRAMKPFDDAGMPYGVLAGNHDVGHQTGDYTEYGKNYGEDRFKDKPYYGGSYENNRGHYDLISAGGQDFIIVYMGWGIGKEQIQWIDDVLQQHPERKAILAFHEYLLVSGNRAPIADEIYEHVVTKNKNVFAVLSGHYHDAETKIDEIDDDGDGVPDRKVYQMLADYQGAEMGGLGYIRLMQFNLAANRVDIKTYSPYLDDYNYYDTDVHGSKDEFSLELNLAPMVKRVATDSMTASVYTQTPIGSVQKTASGDTARAAWTGLTDGLQEWYAVARDEHSGYARSDIWSFAAKGGATPTPTPSAEPTPTPSAEPTPTPDTGTGPGPIATPTPSPGPTASPSPSTAPSPSPSASPAPTASPAPQFSDVKPGHWAVGAISRAAALGIVTGDADGRFRPDAGVSRAELAAMLGRALGWTDSGNAGRFADAAKIPAYARGYAAQSAATGIIGGYADGTFGPQRTLTRAELAAVLARAAGLQAPAGAKPDFADAAQVPAWAKPYVAAVQDAGLMNGIGGGQFAPAQPVTRAQAAAALIGLIDLQANRG, from the coding sequence ATGCCGAATGAAGAAAAGCGCCGGGGGCTCCAGGCTGAGGGATGGATGACGGAACAAACGCCGGCGTCCGCCAGCGGGACTAGCCTCGGAATCGAAGAGGCCGCTGGCGGGAAGGCAGTTGGCTCCGCTTCGGACGTTCACGCCCGCCGGCAGGACGGTCAGCGCCAGCCGAATGAGCAATTCTCCCGGCAGGACAAGCTGCCCGGCCGGCTGCATGTGCAGCGCCGTCTGCGCGACATGCAGCGACGCCTGCGGAACATGCCGTGGCGCAAATGGCTCGCCGGCGGACTCGCCGCCAGCCTCATCGCGGGCGTGCTGCCCGTCGCCGGCCCGCTGCCGGAAGCGGCGGCGGCCCCGGCTCCGAACGGCGGCTCGCTGTCGCCGGTCATCGTGACGGAGATCGTGCCGGACCATGTCGGGACGGACGTGTACGAATTTTTTGAGCTTCACAACGGAAGCGCCGCTCCGCAGGACGTGACGGACGCGCTGTATTACCGGTATACGGCCAGCAGCTCGCCGGATCTGAAGTTCAGCCTCCCGGCGAATACCGTGCTTGCCCCCGGCGAGACGAAAGTGTTCTGGAACAATACGGAGAAGAAGGCGGTCGCTTCGTTCAATGACTTCTACAGGACGGAGCTGGCGGAGAGCCAGGTCGTCTCCTTGCCGACCCAGACCGGTGGCTTCTCGGCGTTCGCCAATGACGGCAACCGCGCCGTCGTCGTCAAGAGCGAAGGCCAGGACAAGGCGATTGCCGCTTATGTAAAGGCTGACATCAGCAGCAGCGGTACGACCCTCGGCGTCCACTATCAAGCCTCCCGCACCGCCGAGCAAGGCAAATACGCCGTGCTGGCCGTGCCGACGCCGGGCTCGGTCGAGGCGGGCCAGCTGCTTGCGCCGCCGCCTGCCGTCGTGCAGGGCCAGCCGGTCGTCGCGCATGAGCCGGCCGCGTCCGCCAAGGGCGGACAAGCGCTGCCGATCGTCGTTCAGGTGGCGGACGGCGACGGCCAGCCGCTTCCGACGGCAGCCGCGACCGTCTATTACCGCACGGTCAACCAGTCCGTGTACAAAAGCGTCGCGCTGCGCTCCACGGACGGAGGCACGGCGTATGCCGGCAGCATTCCGGCGGCGGCCGTCGCCGAGGAGTCGCTGCTTTATTACATCCAGGCGGACAACGGCGGAGCCAAGGACACGACGCCGACGGCCGTCGTGCCGATCGATCTGCCGGAGCTCGATCCCGATCGGGTGCCGCCGCTGCTCGTCACCGAGGTGACGCCGGACACGGCGAACATAGGCGGCTCCGACGGATACGAGTTCATCGAAATCTACAATAATACGGATCGCGATCTTGATTTTGGCGACTACAAGCTCTATTACCGCTACCCGGACAAAGGGCCGGAAGCCGACGTCGTCTGGGCGAGCGATCCGGAGCAGGTGACGATCCCGGCGCGGAGCGCCATCGTGCTGTGGATCATCAACGGAGCGAACGGCTCGGCGACGGCCGCCCAGTTCAACGCGAACTTCGGCAGCTCGCTGGTCGAAGGGCAGAGCCTGTTCCGCGTGCACAGCGCCGGCATGGCCAACGGCTCGCCGCGCGCGCTCGTCGTCGGCACGAACGCGCGTGTCGACCTCGCGGTCGCTTCCTATGAGGGAGCGGACGTCAAGACGGACAAAGGCATCCAATACCGCTACCCGACGCTCGGCGGCAAGGATATGCTGAACCTCGGTCCGGCCGCGGCCAGATCGACTCCAGGAAGCGTAGAGGCGTGGCAGCTGCCCGCCCGTCCGGTCCATGTGGCGGAAGACGCGGCCGCTCCGGCGCTGCTCGACCGCACCGGCGTCGCCGAGGCGGACGCGGCCCAGGATCTCGACATCCGGCTCGAGGCGGAGGACGAGAGCGGCATTAAGTCCGTCCAGCTCCAGTACCGTACCGACAAGAGCGATTGGGCGAGCTTTTACCTGACGCGCGATTACAACGACACGTACTATCACTACCTCGTCCCGGCGGCCGACCTGATCGGCAAAAGCTACGTCGAGTACAAGGCCGTCGCCTCCGACGGCCAGAACCGGACGGAGCTGCCGGCCGTGCGCGTGCCGGTGAAGGACGGCCGCGACAAGTCGCCGCTGCGCCTGAACGTGGCCGAAGGCCAGTTCATCCGGGGCATCCATGCGCTCAAGGGCACGGCGGAGCAGCATGCGCCGGGCGAGCTGCAGCTGGCGCTGGACGGCAGGACGGTGACGGAGGGCGTGTACGCCTCGCTGGAGCAGGACGCCTATCTGGCGTTCGACGCGAGCGGCGTCGACTACTATTTCAAGAACGCGGTGACGATCGGTCAGGAGATCCTCTATACGTTCATGGATCCGATCCCGTCGTGGCGCACGCTGCTCTACCCGATCGGCCAGGAGCGGCTGAAGGCCGGCGACAACGGCATCTGGATCCGCGCCGGCTCCAAGTCCGGTCCTTTCGACGACCGCACGGAGGAAAACAAGGACGACTTCCAGATCCGCAACGTGCGCCTGATTCTGGCGGACGGGACGGTCGTCTACGATCCGGCCTTTGCGGACCGGAGCAAGGTCATTGACATGGGCGACTCCGCCGGCAAGCATGTCGGACTGGAGTTCAAGTTCCCGCTGCTCGCCGAGCAGCTGCGCTCCCGGACATACGCCTGGGATACGACGACGGCGGCGGACGGAGGGCATGAGATCGGCCTGACGGGACCGGGAGGGCTGTCGCTTGCCCGCCGCGTCGTCGTGGACAACACGGCTCCGGCGATCGCGCCGACCGTCGAGGAGGGCAAGACGTACCGCGGCGCCTTCACGATCGACGCGGCCGTCACGGATGCGCTCTCCGGCGTGAAGGCCGGTTCGGTCGCGGCGACGCTGGACGGCAAGCCGGCGAAGCTGCCTTACGCAGCGACCAGCTCTGCGCTGGGCGGCGGCGAGCATGCGCTCGTCGTCGCGGCCGAGGACAACGCCGGCAACCGGATGGAGCGGACGGTCCGCTTCCTCGTGCCGGACGAGAACCCGCTGGCGCCGGAGCTCGTCGCTCCGCTGCAAGGCGCGGACGTCTCCGGCTCCTCGGCGGAGCTGGCCGTGCGGGTCGTCGACCCGACGGGCGACGAGCTGAGCGTCGGCTTCTATCAGGGCTTCAAGCATAGCGCGGAGCGGAAGGAATCGTTCCGGGCGTTCACCGGCCAGGCGGCCGTCGAGCCGCCTCCGGTGCTGAAGCCGGACGGCGAGCGCGAGCTCACGGCGGAAGAGTACGCCCGGATCGCGTCGGAAGACGGCGACAAGCTGGTCAACGACAGCACGGACGCTTTCCCGTACCACCGCTTCGAGATCAAGCTGGACGCGGCGGTGAAGCCGCAGGACGAGGTCCGTCTGGCATGGAAGGGCAGCTCGCTCGCGGGCCGGAAGGTGACGCTGTACGCATGGAGCGCGTCTGCGGCCAAGTGGGAGCGTCTGGCGCAGAACGTGCCGGCGGACGAGCAGTCGTTCGAGCTGAGCGCTTCGGTGGAGGCGGGCGATTACGCCGTCGACGGCGTCGTGCACGCGCTCGTGCAGGACGAGATCGCTGCCGCCCCGGCAGCCGCAAGCGCGGACGGTCAGAAGGGCGGAGCTGCCGCCGCCTCCTCGGAGCGGGGCTATGACTTCTCCTTCGTCTGGATGTCGGATACGCAGTATTATTCCGAGAGCTGGCCTTTCATCTATGAGGGCAATACGAAGTGGGTGCTGGACAACCGCGATGCGATGGACATCAAGTACGTCATCCATACCGGCGACATCGTGGACAAGTCGTACAAGCCCGAGCAGTGGGAGAACGCCCAGCGGGCGATGAAGCCGTTCGACGACGCGGGCATGCCGTACGGCGTGCTGGCGGGCAACCATGACGTCGGCCACCAGACCGGCGACTATACGGAGTACGGCAAGAACTACGGCGAGGACCGCTTCAAGGACAAGCCTTACTACGGCGGCTCCTACGAGAACAACCGCGGCCATTACGACCTGATCTCCGCCGGCGGCCAGGACTTCATCATCGTGTACATGGGCTGGGGCATCGGCAAGGAGCAGATCCAGTGGATCGACGACGTGCTGCAGCAGCATCCGGAGCGCAAGGCGATCCTCGCCTTCCACGAGTACCTGCTCGTCTCCGGCAACCGCGCCCCGATCGCCGACGAGATCTACGAGCATGTCGTGACGAAGAACAAGAACGTGTTCGCGGTGCTGTCGGGCCACTACCATGACGCCGAGACGAAGATCGACGAGATCGACGACGACGGCGACGGCGTGCCGGACCGCAAGGTCTACCAGATGCTCGCCGACTACCAGGGCGCCGAGATGGGCGGCCTCGGCTACATCCGGCTGATGCAGTTCAATCTCGCGGCGAACCGCGTGGACATCAAGACGTACTCGCCGTACTTGGACGATTACAACTATTACGACACCGACGTGCATGGCAGCAAGGACGAGTTCAGCCTCGAGCTGAACCTCGCCCCCATGGTCAAGCGGGTCGCGACCGACTCGATGACCGCGAGCGTGTATACGCAGACGCCGATCGGCTCTGTGCAAAAGACCGCGAGCGGCGACACGGCGCGCGCGGCATGGACCGGCCTGACGGACGGGCTGCAGGAGTGGTATGCCGTCGCCCGCGACGAGCATAGCGGCTACGCGCGCTCCGACATCTGGAGCTTCGCGGCGAAGGGCGGCGCGACTCCGACGCCGACGCCGAGCGCAGAGCCGACGCCGACGCCGAGCGCAGAGCCGACGCCGACGCCGGATACGGGCACGGGTCCTGGGCCGATCGCGACGCCGACGCCGAGCCCGGGCCCGACGGCGAGCCCTTCGCCTAGCACGGCTCCGTCTCCGTCGCCGAGCGCCAGCCCGGCTCCGACGGCAAGTCCCGCGCCGCAGTTCAGCGACGTCAAGCCGGGCCACTGGGCGGTTGGCGCCATCAGCCGCGCGGCTGCGCTCGGCATCGTGACCGGCGACGCGGACGGACGCTTCCGTCCGGACGCCGGCGTCAGCCGCGCCGAGCTGGCGGCGATGCTCGGCCGCGCCCTCGGCTGGACGGACAGCGGCAACGCGGGCCGCTTCGCCGATGCGGCGAAGATCCCGGCGTATGCCCGAGGCTACGCCGCCCAATCGGCAGCGACCGGCATCATCGGCGGCTATGCGGACGGCACCTTCGGGCCGCAGCGCACGCTGACGCGCGCCGAGCTCGCCGCCGTCCTGGCCCGCGCCGCCGGGCTGCAGGCGCCGGCCGGCGCCAAGCCGGACTTTGCCGATGCGGCTCAGGTTCCAGCCTGGGCGAAGCCGTATGTGGCAGCGGTGCAGGACGCCGGCCTCATGAACGGCATCGGCGGCGGCCAGTTCGCGCCGGCTCAGCCGGTGACGCGCGCCCAGGCGGCCGCGGCGCTGATCGGGCTGATCGATCTGCAGGCGAACCGCGGATAA
- a CDS encoding TRM11 family SAM-dependent methyltransferase translates to MNPTEFRPGDGFTASVRDYLYIYACHESEAELCALELSCLFPGFLMTPDSRAFRHARRLDPSRSPFLKQRLDIRAEAASEPELLEAAGAVLSPGERLFRARYVKTGALDQHPDRRRLELERALGLAVTGEPELKRPDVVYGLTRHEGRWLAGELAEAEPLWLRHQDKPRQYSTALPTRAARAAVNIAAPGEPAGSSLVDPCCGIGTVLLEALSLGFSCRGNDLNPLAAVGARENLRHFGHAEELVSIGDMRGLSGAFDAGVLDMPYNLCSVSPPEEQLGMLIALRRLTGRAVVVTTEPIEAILQEAGFRIEATARLTKGNFVRLFHLCLADG, encoded by the coding sequence ATGAATCCAACCGAATTCCGTCCCGGCGACGGCTTCACGGCCAGCGTCCGCGACTATCTCTACATCTATGCGTGCCACGAGTCCGAGGCCGAGCTGTGCGCGCTCGAGCTCTCGTGCCTGTTCCCCGGCTTCCTCATGACGCCGGACAGCCGCGCCTTCCGCCATGCCCGCCGCCTCGATCCGAGCCGCAGCCCGTTCCTCAAGCAGCGTCTGGACATCCGCGCCGAGGCCGCATCCGAGCCGGAGCTTCTGGAGGCCGCCGGAGCCGTCCTTTCGCCGGGAGAGCGCCTGTTTCGAGCCCGCTATGTGAAAACGGGGGCGCTGGACCAGCATCCCGACCGCCGCCGCCTCGAGCTGGAACGAGCCCTCGGCCTCGCCGTCACCGGCGAGCCGGAGCTGAAGCGGCCGGATGTCGTCTACGGACTCACCCGGCACGAAGGCCGCTGGCTGGCCGGCGAGCTGGCCGAGGCGGAGCCGCTCTGGCTGCGGCACCAGGACAAGCCGCGCCAGTATTCGACCGCGCTGCCGACGCGAGCCGCGCGCGCCGCCGTCAACATCGCCGCTCCGGGAGAGCCGGCGGGCAGCTCGCTCGTCGATCCGTGCTGCGGCATCGGCACCGTGCTGCTGGAGGCGCTCTCGCTCGGCTTTTCCTGCCGCGGCAACGACCTCAACCCGCTCGCCGCCGTCGGAGCGCGGGAGAACCTGCGCCATTTCGGGCATGCCGAGGAGCTCGTCTCCATCGGCGACATGCGCGGGCTGAGCGGAGCGTTCGACGCCGGCGTGCTCGACATGCCTTACAATCTCTGTTCCGTGTCCCCGCCGGAGGAGCAGCTCGGCATGCTGATCGCGCTGCGGCGGCTGACCGGCCGCGCCGTCGTCGTGACGACCGAGCCGATCGAAGCGATCCTCCAGGAAGCGGGCTTCCGCATCGAGGCGACCGCGCGGCTCACCAAAGGGAATTTCGTCCGGCTGTTCCATCTTTGCCTTGCCGACGGTTGA
- a CDS encoding CAP domain-containing protein, protein MFLHRPSVRPADFAPHRRPVPIAASALLAASLLAGSIAAPSPAAARGAGFADVPAKHWAAGDIAWAVDAGFAQGDGNGRFRPSAALSEPEFLALAARAYGAAPAVGAASGAAWHSPYYAAAAAEGWAAFHAAQPAARYTRGEAARLLASVAGRSGGEADAVAWLLAEGIASGRTASTAAGYESGSTLTRAEAVALLRRMLRAYPAAQPPVSPGPSASPSASPAPSVSPSASPAPSASPSASPTPSASPAPSASPSPATAAPGPQLRGIQLGDGEAALLQALGAPDRKDPALGGFTWYVYNKDYSRYMQAGISGGKVVALYSGSPAAYEDGGGLWKTLRPGMSSAALQQASGQQPAASAKTHSFVSGGIRTTLFLDTLDEGKLDAVLVVAGSPSGAEPAAEALASGYERQVFDLTNALRVKRGVGALAWDDTAALAARKHSTDMAKRDYFSHSNPDGLSPFDRMKAEGIRYTAAAENIAYGYRSAIEAHNGWLNSSGHRKAMLSDGYTRLGVGVYDNRYTQNFYKP, encoded by the coding sequence ATGTTCCTCCACCGTCCATCAGTCCGTCCCGCGGACTTCGCGCCGCATAGACGCCCCGTCCCGATCGCGGCATCCGCCCTGTTGGCCGCGTCCCTGCTCGCCGGCTCCATCGCGGCGCCTTCGCCTGCCGCCGCGCGAGGCGCCGGCTTCGCCGATGTCCCCGCCAAGCATTGGGCCGCCGGGGACATCGCCTGGGCCGTCGACGCCGGCTTCGCCCAAGGCGACGGCAACGGCCGCTTCCGGCCCTCGGCTGCGCTCAGCGAGCCGGAATTCCTCGCCCTGGCGGCGCGCGCCTACGGCGCGGCGCCTGCCGTGGGCGCAGCCTCCGGCGCGGCCTGGCACTCGCCGTATTACGCCGCGGCCGCCGCCGAAGGCTGGGCCGCGTTCCATGCCGCGCAGCCGGCCGCCCGCTATACGCGTGGCGAAGCCGCGCGGCTGCTGGCCTCCGTCGCCGGGCGCTCCGGAGGCGAAGCCGACGCCGTGGCCTGGCTGCTCGCGGAAGGCATCGCGAGCGGGCGCACGGCGTCGACCGCTGCCGGCTACGAGAGCGGCAGCACGCTGACCCGAGCGGAGGCGGTCGCCCTCCTCCGCCGGATGCTCCGCGCCTACCCGGCGGCGCAGCCTCCCGTGTCGCCTGGCCCGTCCGCTTCTCCTTCGGCTTCGCCGGCGCCGTCCGTTTCTCCGTCCGCTTCGCCTGCCCCGTCCGCTTCTCCTTCGGCTTCGCCGACGCCGTCCGCCTCGCCGGCACCATCGGCCTCGCCGTCCCCGGCGACGGCCGCGCCCGGCCCGCAGCTGCGCGGCATCCAGCTCGGCGACGGCGAAGCGGCGCTGCTGCAGGCGCTCGGGGCGCCGGACCGCAAGGACCCGGCGCTCGGAGGCTTCACTTGGTACGTCTACAACAAGGACTACAGCCGCTACATGCAAGCCGGCATCAGCGGCGGCAAGGTCGTCGCCCTCTACTCCGGCTCCCCGGCGGCCTACGAGGACGGCGGCGGCCTGTGGAAGACGCTCCGCCCGGGCATGAGCTCCGCCGCTCTCCAGCAGGCGAGCGGCCAACAGCCGGCCGCCTCGGCCAAGACGCACTCCTTCGTCTCCGGCGGCATCCGCACGACGCTCTTCCTCGATACGCTCGACGAGGGCAAGCTCGACGCCGTGCTCGTCGTCGCCGGCTCCCCGTCCGGGGCCGAGCCGGCCGCCGAGGCGCTCGCTTCCGGCTACGAGCGGCAGGTGTTCGATCTGACCAACGCCTTGCGCGTCAAGCGCGGCGTGGGCGCCCTCGCCTGGGACGACACGGCCGCGCTCGCGGCCCGCAAGCACAGCACCGACATGGCGAAGCGCGATTATTTCAGCCATTCCAATCCGGACGGGCTGAGCCCGTTCGACCGGATGAAGGCCGAGGGCATCCGCTACACCGCCGCCGCCGAGAACATCGCCTACGGCTACCGCTCCGCCATCGAGGCGCATAACGGCTGGCTCAACTCCTCCGGCCACCGCAAAGCGATGCTTTCCGACGGCTACACGCGGCTCGGCGTAGGCGTCTACGACAATCGCTACACGCAGAATTTCTACAAGCCGTGA